Proteins encoded together in one Microbacterium sp. zg-Y625 window:
- a CDS encoding TetR/AcrR family transcriptional regulator, producing MTKKPTGTQSRRLSRGLIIETALAQIDRRGAQGLSMRSLGQELGVEAMSLYRYVHGREDLLEGVVALLMENLTSDLDDELAEHWQGFLQTVAHHVRQIAIDHPLAFPLVATRHPAAPWLRPPLRSVEVVDTFLGTLIGHGFTDQQAVDAYRSFSSFLLGHLLLESAVRGAETGPVEEPLDEGDATIPEGDGQVSLEAAPEVKRLRTLLSEDRSDEEFEVSLEALLDRLNRELTQ from the coding sequence GTGACGAAGAAGCCGACGGGTACGCAGTCCCGTCGTCTGAGCCGCGGCCTGATCATCGAGACCGCACTCGCGCAGATCGACCGGCGCGGCGCACAGGGGTTGTCGATGCGCTCCTTGGGGCAGGAGCTCGGCGTAGAGGCGATGTCGCTGTACCGATACGTACACGGGCGAGAGGATCTGCTGGAGGGGGTGGTGGCTCTGCTGATGGAGAACCTGACCTCGGATCTTGACGATGAGCTCGCCGAACACTGGCAGGGGTTCCTGCAAACCGTCGCCCACCACGTCCGCCAGATCGCGATCGATCATCCGCTGGCCTTTCCGCTGGTCGCCACCCGCCACCCGGCAGCCCCCTGGCTGCGCCCCCCGCTACGCAGCGTCGAAGTGGTCGACACGTTCCTCGGCACCCTCATCGGGCACGGTTTCACCGACCAGCAGGCCGTGGATGCCTACCGGTCCTTCAGCAGCTTCCTGCTCGGCCACCTGCTGCTGGAATCAGCCGTGCGCGGCGCGGAAACCGGCCCGGTCGAAGAACCCCTCGACGAAGGCGACGCCACCATCCCCGAAGGGGACGGGCAGGTCAGTCTGGAGGCCGCACCCGAAGTGAAACGCCTCCGAACCCTCCTCAGCGAAGACCGCAGCGACGAGGAATTCGAAGTCTCACTGGAGGCACTGCTGGACCGGCTGAACCGCGAGCTCACCCAGTAA